Proteins encoded by one window of Kwoniella dejecticola CBS 10117 chromosome 9, complete sequence:
- a CDS encoding ATP-dependent rRNA helicase RRP3, giving the protein MSSEASSSRSASGSPAPSGSGESSRSRSASPFNPSAPEPSTSNKTFEDLGISKELCQACKSLGFKKPTDIQIESIPPALEGKDIIGLAQTGSGKTAAFTLPILQSLWENPQPFFALVMAPTRELAYQISQQVTSLGSGIGVRAATIVGGMDMMSQSIALSKRPHVIVATPGRLMDHLENTKGFSLKNLKYLVMDEADRLLDMDFGPIIDKILKVIPKERNTYLFSATMTTKVAKLQRASLNKPVRVEVSSKYSTVETLLQHYLLLPLKSKDSHLIYLTNELSSSSMIIFTRTVNDSQRLSIILRRLGFPAIPLHGQMSQSMRLASLNKFKSGGRSILVATDVASRGLDIPLVDLVINYDMPTNSKDYVHRVGRTARAGRSGKSITLVTQYDVEILQRIESHIGKKMVSFDVDKEAVNVLNDTVNKANREAALEMRESGTGGAGGKRGRDNGQGHGKRGLDDDRDRDDDSYQAGIPQKKGKHQGKVNGNGRSNKFSNAGKKQRR; this is encoded by the exons ATGTCATCggaagcttcttcttcccgctCGGCCTCTGGTTCACCAGCGCCCTCAGGCTCAGGAGAATCATCAAGATCTCGTTCCGCTTCTCCCTTCAACCCATCGGCTCCTGAGCCctcaacaagcaacaagACATTCGAAGATCTCGGAATATCGAAGGAATTATGTCAAGCATGTAAATCGCTCGGATTCAAGAAACCCACTGATATTCAGATTGAATCTATCCCACCAGCATTGGAGGGAAAGGATATTATCGGTTTAGCACAGACGGGTTCCGGTAAAACCGCTGCGTTTACACTACCGATATTGCAGAGTCTATGGGAGAACCCTCAACCGTTCTTTGCGCTAGTCATGGCTCCTACCCG TGAACTGGCATACCAGATCTCTCAACAAGTCACCTCCCTCGGATCCGGCATTGGCGTGCGAGCCGCCACGATAGTAGGAGGAATGGATATGATGTCTCAATCTATCGCTCTCTCCAAACGGCCACACGTCATCGTCGCTACACCAGGTCGTCTGATGGATCATCTGGAAAACACAAAAGGATTCTCGTTGAAGAACCTGAAATACCTC GTGATGGACGAAGCGGATCGACTTTTAGATATGGATTTCGGGCCTATAATTGACAAAATACTAAAAGTCATACCTAAAGAACGAAACACATATTTGTTCTCAGCTACGATGACTACGAAGGTAGCTAAATTGCAGCGAGCGAGTCTGAATAAACCTGTCCGAGTGGAAGTTTCCTCCAA GTATTCGACCGTTGAGACATTATTGCAACACTATCTACTCCTCCCCCTGAAATCTAAAGATTCTCACTTAATTTACCTGACCAACGAgttatcctcttcatcaatgatcatcttcacccgGACAGTGAACGATTCTCAGCgattatcaatcatcttgaGGAGACTAGGGTTCCCGGCTATCCCGCTGCACGGCCAGATGTCCCAGTCGATGCGATTGGCAAGTCTGAACAAGTTCAAATCGGGTGGAAGGAGTATACTGGTAGCGACCGATGTGGCTAGTAGGGGTTTAGATATCCCTTTGGTGGATCTAGTCATC AACTACGACATGCCGACAAATTCAAAAGATTACGTGCACCGAGTCGGCCGTACTGCCCGTGCCGGTCGTTCCGGAAAATCCATCACCTTAGTCACGCAATACGACGTGGAGATCCTGCAGAGGATAGAGAGTCATATTGGGAAAAAGATGGTTTCGTTCGATGTGGATAAAGAAGCGGTCAATGTGCTGAACGATACGGTGAACAAGGCGAATCGAGAGGCGGCGTTGGAGATGAGAGAAAGTGGGACGGGAGGAGCCGGaggaaagaggggaagagataACGGTCAAGGTCACGGTAAGAGAGGATTAGATGATGATAGAGATAGGGATGATGATTCTTACCAAGCTGGAATCCCACAAAAGAAGGGAAAGCACCAAGGGAAAgtgaatgggaatgggaggagTAATAAGTTCAGTAATGCCGGAAAGAAGCAACGGAGGTGA